The Larimichthys crocea isolate SSNF chromosome XII, L_crocea_2.0, whole genome shotgun sequence region aaataaacaattcatttactgtaaatatgtaaatgtaaaacagaatATCAGCAGCATGTGAACAGGAGGCCTTACTGACCGGCACCAGTGGTTGGCACAGCGTCAGGCTGAGATGGTTTGATAATGCCAGTGGAGATGAGTTTGGACAGCAGGTCGTTGACGTCAACCTGACCGAAATGGTTCTCTGGAGGGACGACCTGCGGAGCTGCAAGGAGGCAAAACAACAGTTAGAAAGATGTGAATTTAAGGCACTGGTCACTGCAAGTTTCTGATAATTTCTACATGATTCTCCACCAAATCTACAAATCCTTCTTACTCTGCTGTCTGAAAGGCACTGCGTTCTGAGGCAGGAAGGGCTGGTTCAGGTTCCCCATCATGTttacctgaaaacaaaaaaagagaacattTAAACACTTCATACATGATGTACTTGTGTCAAACTAAATCCTAAAGAAAACCCCCAAAAGAAGAGTCACACTAGAGTAAAACAAAGTCATattgtattttctgttctgtcGATTGATGTTTGATGGGTGAGTCACTTACTGGCTGCTGCATGCCGACGGCAGGGGAAGCGGAGTTGTAGAAGGTGGCGGGGCCTGGTTGGTTGAAGGGTGCTGGCTGCATGTTGAAGTTTCCGGTCTGCTGCAGGTTCGGCTGAGTTTGGAATCCCATCGGCCCCGAGGAGAACTGAGGGTTCATGGGCTCTGGGAACCGCTGAGGTCCCATATTAAAGTTCTGCTGAGGGGCCATGGGGTTTTCGTAGATGGGCGGTGCCATTGGCCTCATGGGAGGCTGCAGGTTGTGTTGGGGAGCAAACCTCAGGGGGCCCTGCTGGCCAGGGGCAGATTCATAGATCGGGGGTACACCCTGATGGGGCATGTCAAACCTGGGCCCTGGCTGGACGGGACCTTCGAAGCGCATGGGACCAGGGCCGTCAAACCTCATCGGGCCCATCTGGTTTGGTGGGCCATCGAAGCGTATAGGCCGCTGCTGCTGGAAGCCCATTTGTCCGGATCCAGGACCAGGAGCCATGTTGTTAAAGCGCTGAATAGGGCCCTCAAAGTGGCCCGGTCCAGGTCCTTGTCCCTCAAACCTGACTGGGGGCTGCTGACCAATTGGACCATCAAACCTTCCAGGGCCCTGAGGGTGAGGTGGACCATCAAATCGCCCCATACCATCGCCGCCTCTAATTGGACCATGAGACATGTGGGGGCCGTCAAACCTCTCTGGCACATTGTGAAGAGGTGGTCCACTACCCTCAAATCTACCAGGACCCTGGTGGTGAGGCCCATCAAAACGGGATGAGTCATCATAGCGCCCAGGGCCACTGCCTTCGTACCACCCTGGAGGGTGTGGTCTGGAGGGCCCCATGTGTCCAGGTCCATCGTACCGGGGGTGTCCTCCATCATGAGGAGGTGTATGTCCCGGGGAGTCGCTGTGCTGTCGGACAGAAGACAGCGGCCCTCCGCGAGCCGGCGCCTTTAGGATAGATTTGGGTGGAACGGGAGGATGAGGGTGAGCATCCAGGTTGAGGGGCCCGTCGTCTGAATGCTCACTGTTGGGGCTCTCGAAGCGCGGAACGGGGCTTGCCTCTGCAGATTCTTTCTGATGTAGAGGGGACAGGCGCTCACGCTCAAACCTTGGGGTCGGTGGGTCTAGACTGCTCGGGCTCGGACAGTTCCTGTGGACTACGGTGCCAGAGGGTGGGGGTCCCTCAAGCCTTCGTGGTTCGGGGTGTCGAGAATCGGCAGGTGTGCCATATCTCCGTGGAGCATCATAGCCGCTTTTCTGTTCTTCGCGCTCGTCATAGCGCTGGCGCTCTGTCAGGGGTGAGTTCCACTCCCTCTCACCTAGAAACAATAGATAGAAACTCATCAAAACTGTCGGTGGACATCTTGCATCCtattaaacagttttttactatttgactttaaaataacCGAGCTACATCTCATTAAGACTATATCTCAACAAACTGGATTTCGACGTCCTCACTGTTCCTTTTCTCCAACTACAACTCCAATGATCTTCCTGAGATCAACTGAGATGACTCGACTGCTGTGAATCAGCATGTGAGCTTGACCCCTATCTAAATGTGTAAACTGTGACCTCTTTAGAAGAGTCTCTAACCCTGCTGAAGTACCACTGAAGTATCcctgaacacactgctgctccagAACCTGACCCATGACCTCTCTGAATAAAAACGACAGATAGCAGATAATATTTGGCTTCACAAAACAGCtcaaacagataaaacacatcatcaacatcatgaATACATCTGGGGCAGATAACTTACTGGACTCTCTAGGGTCAGCTCTCCTCCTGAAGCGAAGGCCTGGCAGAGACTTCAGAGTGGGGAACTCTTTGCCATGGTTGTACTCCTCGATCATGGGGCCGAGTGGAGGCCGGGGCTCCTCGCGCTCTTTACTGCGCCTTTCACCTGTAAAGTCATGAACCATCAGCGACATGCCACAAAACCTGAACATGAAGCTTTAGTTCCTCTCAGATCCTCCTCAATTTACCTTGCCTGTCCCGCGGTGGCCGGTTGTATTTATGTGATGGCGGGTGCCCAGCGCTCCTGCTGCCGCCTGTCTTCTCACCCTGCACTGATTCCTCGCCCTCCTCGGGACTCTCATCGCCCTCCCACTCCTCTCCGGTCGGGCGGTGTGTGACCTGGGTCTTCCTCAGCTTGGACTTGTGCTCGTAGTAAGACAGCTCTGCCGGGTCCATGGCTTCATGAGGACGAGGCTGGCCAGAAGGAGACGGGGTCAGCAGTTTCTTGGAGAAGTTGCCGGCATCATCCCAGTTTTCAgggtgctgctgcttctcctcctgaTACTGGAAGAAATGTTTGATCTTGTGCGCCATGTTCAGGAAGTCTTCCTTGGAAATCTCGCCGCTCTCCAGACGCTTACTGGCCTGCAGAGGCAAGACAAGGACATTTAGACAAATACTGAACTGTTTGCTATGGTTCTGCTCAGTGGTGTTTACCACCACCTTGTGGTTTAGTGATGGAGGTAAGATTTTTGCTCCAGTCTtcacaaaattattttaaacattagcTGATGATACTGTAAACATTTAACAGTCCTACAACAAGAATTTGTTTGGAAGTCATTTCTATAACTTCTGTGTGATTTGTTTGCGACGTACCCTCCTGAGCAGGTCCTTCTTGGAGGCAGAGTTGAGGACTTCAGGTATCTGCATGTTAGCGTCCACACTGAGGCGATGCTTTGGGGTTCGAGGGGTGGTGGGGCGAGTCGGGGTGTTGTAGGGTTTGTGTCTTTGGGGAGGTCCAGGTTTCATGTGAGAGTCCTCAGGTAGCTTCGGACTTCAGGAGAAACaaatttagtttttactttGTTGGACTTCTGGACATCCAGAAACAGAGGCAAGTCCACAAAATAACTGATCATAACTTTTGGTCTATAATTCGAGAGTCTAAATTTAGTAAAAATTTGTTCcacacagacataaatgtgACTTGACATGATGTActcactgtttgttctcctccCAGCCGCTCCTCCAGCGGTGAGGAGCGTCCTTGGTCTCCTTGCTGCCTCCGTCGTGGCTTCTCGGGGAGTGAGAGTCTCTAGATTCGGAGTGCCGGTCTTCCACCGGCCTCTTTGACCTTCTGCTTTCTGATTGGTTCTTTTTGGGTGGGAGCCGGTCCTCTCTGCCGGGCTTGCCGTGTTCTGGTTCGTCTGTGCGGACCCTTCTGGGTTTGCCCGTTTTGTGAGAGGGCGACGGGGACAAGGAGCTGCTCCTGGCTCTGCTCTTGGGCGACCGCCTGTCCTTCCTCTTTGGGGAAGAGTTGGGTGAGCGTGATCTGGAACGCGAGCGTGTACGTTTCCTGGCATGTGTACGGGCATTGCCTCCACTCTTGAACTCTGCTTTCTCTGCAGACTCTTCGCGGTCGTGTTTGGCCACCGAGCCATTCACCAGCTTCCCCCTGGGGAACCTCTGAGGGTCTGCTCCCCGTGCAGCCTCGTCTCGCTCTTTCTTGTCGGTacatcttttcttctcctttagTTCGTCGTCTTTTGCCTCTCCAGTCTTGTCCTGTGTTCGTTTTCTCAGTCGAGGATCTTTCTTGGTGCCATCAGCTGACTTCTGAACCTCAGCCTCCACTTGTTTGTTCTTACTCTGGACACTTTTAGCCATCGGAGATGGAGATTTGGACTTTGGCTTCTCCTCCAACACCTCTTTCCTCTGGGTCCTGGCCTTGTCAGGCCGGGAGGATTTCTCAGGCGTCAGAGCAGGACTTCCTGTTGTGGCTATGTCTGCCTTTTTCCCAGCAGACTGTTCTTTGGGCTGGGATGCAGCTGGGGGGCCTGGGCGATTCAGACGGGGGTCCCTGGTGGACGGCTTAGAATCTGTCTGAGTTTGAGGAGGGATCCAAGGTCGGACCACAGGAGTACTTTGGCTCACGGGCTTCGGTGCCGTGCTCGGCACTGTTGGGGTGGTGGCTGGAGTCGATGTTGGCAATACAAACCCACCagcctgcaaacacaaacaaaaatgttaccAACGGTGCAGTTAGGAGGCGGAACATTTTAGAATCTAACAGGAAACGGTTCAGTACAGTCCAGACTAAAGATTCATAACAAGATTAATAATCAATGAAATTTGTTCAGGCACTGCTTTTGCTATGCTATTTATCCTCAATGAATTGAAGAGGAGATCCTCTTTTTCCAGCCTACCAAGCGTGGAAAGAGGTTCACAAGTTGACAGGCTGTTGAAATAGGTAAAGTGCCTTACACTTCAAAGCCAGCCACCGTCGACTTGATAAGTGGAGTGTCGGGTGACACCATTAGTTTTCAGCCCCTAGGATCTAAAATGCTTTTATCTTATCGTGAATCTTTGGTCTGAACTGGACTAAATACAAAGTACCAATGTCACAAGAAACTACAGACACATGCATATTTAAGGACAGGGTCTCATGTTTTATGCAGTAATTCTTCCTCTACATAATTCGCAGTATCCCATTTTGAAGAAATTTAAATTTAGGCGTTGGCGGGGGATAAACTGATTTCAAACTGCAGCAAAAGGTTAATACCAGACTTAAGCAGTCCAACTCAACTTCCGAATGTATTTTTATACATGACGATGGTCCTCCCCATCACTCTAAAGGACTATAAGAAGAGATCGCTTTGCATCCAGCCCTGACAACTACAGCCATCAACAACTTTGAATGTACATCCATACGTCAAATGACTAAACTACTGAATCTATTGATGAGATGTCAGGTAAATGCCAGATGAATAATGATTAATCAGTCGGCTTTGAGGAGCAGGTTTCATCAGATGCTACATGAGAACCAGTGCTGGCATTTTTAGAACCATGGTTTCATGAGAAAACTCGCTTTAGAAACGCGTACAAACATATGAAGCCATTGCTAagtaaacaaatggaaaacaaGTGACTTAAATAGAGGAAGTTGCACCCACAACAACTAGAATCTGAACTACACCCAGCCCTCATATGACCAACCAGCTGAGCTTTGGTCTGCTCCAGTTCCAGCTCGATTTTCTTCTGCTGAAGCTCCAGGAGCTGTTTCTGTTTGGCCAGCAGTTGCTGCCGGATCAGCTGCTCTTGGGTCAGGCTGGACAGGCTTACATTGGAGGCCGACTGGGAAGCAGGCACTGCTGtcgctgctggtgctgctggtggtggtggtggtgccaCCGGCTGTGGCGATGGTGTGGCAGCAACAGGCTGTGGAGAGGGCGCCTCCTCAGACTGGAAACACGCCGAGATTATAGAGGGTCAGAACAACAAAGAACTCCACTATATTCATCTGACGGCTGGAGTTACTGGTTATTTgtagattaagattttacagGAGATAGTCAAGAACTGACTTTGTTCTTTTAAGACTGTAACATCATGAACATGTTATTGGGATAGAAACAAGTTGACTGTTAGTGACTGGATTTGAGATACGTTTACAACAAAGATGTTCCACTAATGCATGTTTAGCTCCAATAAAGAATAATTTTCATCAATGATTCATCTAGAGCTGAAACCAGAAAGTGTCAATTCATCAACTGATCAAGCAAATGCCAAAAATGTCTGGTTCAAACTTTAAAGATGTGAGGATTAGCTGCTTAGCTTTGAATATAACCAACAATTGAAAACTCAAAGATGTCAGCAGGAACATTCTGtgcattttaaaattattttctgATATTCCTTAGAGAAAATGATCAAAGACATTCAATGTACTTTCatataagacaaaaaaaactgcacaagtctccaattttaaaaaatgtggaacCAGAGAATGTTTGATAAAGGAAATGACTCAATCTTCCACACTTTTCAGCAAAattcagcagaaaaaacagGTACCTGCTTTTACTTCTTTTTATAATCATGTTTAAAAGGTTTTAGAGcttaacaaaaatattaaactaaaGTGCGTATCAATGGAGGAATAAGCAGAGATGCATTACTGTCATAtttcaagaaaataaatcttgaTCAAAGATTAAAAAGAGCTTTTAATCATTGTAACaggatttgttaaaaaaaaaaactttggtaCATTTCAGAACAAACTACATCAGACAATCTGAAATAAATGCCAAGCTAATCTACAAAAGCTCTTAAAAAAAGGGTACAACTAGAAAGCAGAAGCCCGGCCTGAACTTGCATTTGGAGCTCATACACACCTGTTTCAAAAACTTGGGGTTGACATGAATGCTGGCATTGACAGTGGGCGGCAGCGGCTTGATGGGCCAGGCCGGGTCCACGGAGTTGACCCGGACATCCAGCGCATACAGTTTCTTCAGAGGAAACACATCGTCCCACGTTGATCTTAACTTGAACAGACTCTTTCTAGTGTTTTCATCCACCTACAAACAGAGGACATGACTTGGTCCACAGCTacaaacaaaaacctaaaaaacatACTTGAGTAGCATCACAGCAAATGTGTTAGCACCACTTTAAAAGAGTGAAAATTTG contains the following coding sequences:
- the pcf11 gene encoding pre-mRNA cleavage complex 2 protein Pcf11 isoform X2, with translation MDCLLISGYGIDKVGVVFPGSHSSKMDDKAAREDACREYQSSLEDLTFNSKPHINMLTILAEENLNFAKDIVAIIEAQISKAPSAEKLPVLYLVDSIVKNVGGEYLAVFAKNLITSFICVFEKVDENTRKSLFKLRSTWDDVFPLKKLYALDVRVNSVDPAWPIKPLPPTVNASIHVNPKFLKQSEEAPSPQPVAATPSPQPVAPPPPPAAPAATAVPASQSASNAGGFVLPTSTPATTPTVPSTAPKPVSQSTPVVRPWIPPQTQTDSKPSTRDPRLNRPGPPAASQPKEQSAGKKADIATTGSPALTPEKSSRPDKARTQRKEVLEEKPKSKSPSPMAKSVQSKNKQVEAEVQKSADGTKKDPRLRKRTQDKTGEAKDDELKEKKRCTDKKERDEAARGADPQRFPRGKLVNGSVAKHDREESAEKAEFKSGGNARTHARKRTRSRSRSRSPNSSPKRKDRRSPKSRARSSSLSPSPSHKTGKPRRVRTDEPEHGKPGREDRLPPKKNQSESRRSKRPVEDRHSESRDSHSPRSHDGGSKETKDAPHRWRSGWEENKHPKLPEDSHMKPGPPQRHKPYNTPTRPTTPRTPKHRLSVDANMQIPEVLNSASKKDLLRRASKRLESGEISKEDFLNMAHKIKHFFQYQEEKQQHPENWDDAGNFSKKLLTPSPSGQPRPHEAMDPAELSYYEHKSKLRKTQVTHRPTGEEWEGDESPEEGEESVQGEKTGGSRSAGHPPSHKYNRPPRDRQGERRSKEREEPRPPLGPMIEEYNHGKEFPTLKSLPGLRFRRRADPRESSEREWNSPLTERQRYDEREEQKSGYDAPRRYGTPADSRHPEPRRLEGPPPSGTVVHRNCPSPSSLDPPTPRFERERLSPLHQKESAEASPVPRFESPNSEHSDDGPLNLDAHPHPPVPPKSILKAPARGGPLSSVRQHSDSPGHTPPHDGGHPRYDGPGHMGPSRPHPPGWYEGSGPGRYDDSSRFDGPHHQGPGRFEGSGPPLHNVPERFDGPHMSHGPIRGGDGMGRFDGPPHPQGPGRFDGPIGQQPPVRFEGQGPGPGHFEGPIQRFNNMAPGPGSGQMGFQQQRPIRFDGPPNQMGPMRFDGPGPMRFEGPVQPGPRFDMPHQGVPPIYESAPGQQGPLRFAPQHNLQPPMRPMAPPIYENPMAPQQNFNMGPQRFPEPMNPQFSSGPMGFQTQPNLQQTGNFNMQPAPFNQPGPATFYNSASPAVGMQQPVNMMGNLNQPFLPQNAVPFRQQTPQVVPPENHFGQVDVNDLLSKLISTGIIKPSQPDAVPTTGADSSTAAPAAPPVEEEEEEDQEPEVEEGDLPDLTSFTIDDMKQRYESVVTKLYSGNQCCLCSMRFTTAQTDMYADHLDWHFRQNHAGKVASKKITHRRWYYTLRDWIEFEEIADLEERAKSQFFEKENEEEVQKNQAAAKEKEFQSVKATKDQVGELCEICQEPFETYWVEEEEDWFLKNAIRVDDKNFHPSCFEDYKNTSSYIDVTPSPNKVLTDHPLSAFIKKEEEEETSCAVAAAVKQEAESEAVELPDVKKELEEEVLPEEVQSDQSKL
- the pcf11 gene encoding pre-mRNA cleavage complex 2 protein Pcf11 isoform X1, with product MDCLLISGYGIDKVGVVFPGSHSSKMDDKAAREDACREYQSSLEDLTFNSKPHINMLTILAEENLNFAKDIVAIIEAQISKAPSAEKLPVLYLVDSIVKNVGGEYLAVFAKNLITSFICVFEKVDENTRKSLFKLRSTWDDVFPLKKLYALDVRVNSVDPAWPIKPLPPTVNASIHVNPKFLKQSEEAPSPQPVAATPSPQPVAPPPPPAAPAATAVPASQSASNVSLSSLTQEQLIRQQLLAKQKQLLELQQKKIELELEQTKAQLAGGFVLPTSTPATTPTVPSTAPKPVSQSTPVVRPWIPPQTQTDSKPSTRDPRLNRPGPPAASQPKEQSAGKKADIATTGSPALTPEKSSRPDKARTQRKEVLEEKPKSKSPSPMAKSVQSKNKQVEAEVQKSADGTKKDPRLRKRTQDKTGEAKDDELKEKKRCTDKKERDEAARGADPQRFPRGKLVNGSVAKHDREESAEKAEFKSGGNARTHARKRTRSRSRSRSPNSSPKRKDRRSPKSRARSSSLSPSPSHKTGKPRRVRTDEPEHGKPGREDRLPPKKNQSESRRSKRPVEDRHSESRDSHSPRSHDGGSKETKDAPHRWRSGWEENKHPKLPEDSHMKPGPPQRHKPYNTPTRPTTPRTPKHRLSVDANMQIPEVLNSASKKDLLRRASKRLESGEISKEDFLNMAHKIKHFFQYQEEKQQHPENWDDAGNFSKKLLTPSPSGQPRPHEAMDPAELSYYEHKSKLRKTQVTHRPTGEEWEGDESPEEGEESVQGEKTGGSRSAGHPPSHKYNRPPRDRQGERRSKEREEPRPPLGPMIEEYNHGKEFPTLKSLPGLRFRRRADPRESSEREWNSPLTERQRYDEREEQKSGYDAPRRYGTPADSRHPEPRRLEGPPPSGTVVHRNCPSPSSLDPPTPRFERERLSPLHQKESAEASPVPRFESPNSEHSDDGPLNLDAHPHPPVPPKSILKAPARGGPLSSVRQHSDSPGHTPPHDGGHPRYDGPGHMGPSRPHPPGWYEGSGPGRYDDSSRFDGPHHQGPGRFEGSGPPLHNVPERFDGPHMSHGPIRGGDGMGRFDGPPHPQGPGRFDGPIGQQPPVRFEGQGPGPGHFEGPIQRFNNMAPGPGSGQMGFQQQRPIRFDGPPNQMGPMRFDGPGPMRFEGPVQPGPRFDMPHQGVPPIYESAPGQQGPLRFAPQHNLQPPMRPMAPPIYENPMAPQQNFNMGPQRFPEPMNPQFSSGPMGFQTQPNLQQTGNFNMQPAPFNQPGPATFYNSASPAVGMQQPVNMMGNLNQPFLPQNAVPFRQQTPQVVPPENHFGQVDVNDLLSKLISTGIIKPSQPDAVPTTGADSSTAAPAAPPVEEEEEEDQEPEVEEGDLPDLTSFTIDDMKQRYESVVTKLYSGNQCCLCSMRFTTAQTDMYADHLDWHFRQNHAGKVASKKITHRRWYYTLRDWIEFEEIADLEERAKSQFFEKENEEEVQKNQAAAKEKEFQSVKATKDQVGELCEICQEPFETYWVEEEEDWFLKNAIRVDDKNFHPSCFEDYKNTSSYIDVTPSPNKVLTDHPLSAFIKKEEEEETSCAVAAAVKQEAESEAVELPDVKKELEEEVLPEEVQSDQSKL